In one window of Fulvia fulva chromosome 5, complete sequence DNA:
- a CDS encoding Transcription factor vrtR1 — translation MAPMKARQQAKCHIPAKLAPKGMLWRPQMSTKVKCDKAIPTCFTCRRSKVDCVYQAPPPRRRKRKLIDDVTNRLEHYENLLLEHGILRKDAITTTTSTPGDETSLSATKKSPILNAELVAPYTADMLEEAGSNAPGRSVGKNALNEQSMTLHWNEGSESATTNRLIAGQGKSRYIGSHLWRNLNEEEMQPIDEEDDEEEEERQRQYATYSTQDPLTGALMGGANQSLLQYHPTHTEAMALWRTHVENVEPLCRILHVPSVSTMVKNVSQQPVSASKSEECLLFAIYHFAVVSMTEAECEQRIGHSREVLKQDYRFAIRQALVNASWLKTTEMVVLQALVLFLMACRYSYDPHTYWILTGVAVRISQRMGLHHDGDALGMSPFEVQMRRRLFYQVIPLDGVASQLSGTGVGILADSWDTKAPWNINDDQIWPGMTEQPVEQKGATDMIFCLTRACIGVAVAKSGKTLYGISNDSEEKNISQMEILINKIEADVEEKYIRYCDIINPLHFLAVGLGRSAMVAMRLRIRLHKIRSQTANDAERKEAFQLSQKILDTDTAAHAHSGLAKFKWHTGAFFAWGSWDAFIYFLTCLSKPGLLTQSEHDGAWAKMEQVYHNHDDLLKSGQALHVAAGRLAVKAWDASPPSDSVGEPAFIATLRARREESLRKSKARAPAMNVADAQGKVKQPGVPTADAFGGVPAFQEDTFSPDDVSLDTLDWIYWDQLIQDYQANGGG, via the exons ATGGCTCCGATGAAGGCTCGCCAGCAGGCAAAATGCCATATACCTGCCAAGCTTGCGCCAAAAGGTATGCTATGGAGACCTCAGATGTCAAC GAAGGTCAAATGTGACAAAGCTATCCCTACCTGCTTCACATGTCGTAGGTCGAAGGTGGATTGTGTGTACCAAGCACCTCCACCACGGCGACGAAAGAGAAAGTTGATTGATGATGTTACTAACCGACTCGAACACTATGAGAACCTGCTACTAGAGCATGGCATCTTGAGGAAGGATGCTATCACGACGACCACTTCCACTCCCGGGGATGAAACCTCACTTTCTGCCACTAAAAAGTCACCTATCTTGAACGCGGAACTGGTCGCGCCGTACACTGCTGATATGCTGGAAGAAGCCGGCTCCAATGCTCCTGGCCGTTCTGTCGGAAAGAATGCGCTCAATGAACAAAGTATGACCCTGCACTGGAACGAGGGATCCGAGTCGGCCACGACGAACAGACTGATCGCGGGCCAGGGCAAGTCTCGTTACATTGGTAGTCATCTGTGGCGGAACTTGAATGAAGAGGAGATGCAGCCTATTGACGAAGAGGATGacgaggaggaggaggagcggcAGCGACAGTATGCTACATATTCTACTCAAGATCCGCTGACGGGGGCGCTGATGGGCGGCGCGAACCAGAGCTTGCTACAATATCACCCGACCCATACCGAGGCGATGGCGCTATGGCGGACTCATGTTGAGAATGTGGAGCCGCTTTGCAGGATTCTGCATGTGCCATCGGTCTCTACTATGGTTAAGAATGTTTCGCAGCAGCCAGTTTCGGCATCGAAGTCAGAGGAGTGTCTTCTGTTTGCCATATACCATTTCGCGGTTGTGAGCATGACGGAAGCAGAGTGTGAACAGCGGATTGGGCATTCGCGGGAAGTCTTGAAGCAGGACTACCGCTTTGCAATCCGCCAGGCTTTGGTCAACGCTTCTTGGTTGAAGACGACGGAGATGGTGGTGCTTCAGGCTTTGGTGCTGTTCCTGATGGCTTGTCGGTACTCATACGACCCGCATACGTACTGGATTCTCACCGGTGTTGCTGTTCGTATCTCTCAACGGATGGGGCTACATCACGATGGTGATGCGCTGGGAATGTCGCCATTTGAGGTCCAGATGCGGAGACGGCTATTCTATCAAGTGATCCCGTTGGATGGAGTAGCAAGTCAGCTGTCCGGGACAGGTGTAGGCATCCTCGCTGACTCGTGGGACACCAAAGCCCCGTGGAATATCAACGATGATCAGATTTGGCCAGGTATGACCGAGCAACCCGTCGAGCAGAAAGGCGCCACGGACATGATCTTTTGCTTGACCAGAGCCTGCATCGGTGTGGCGGTTGCTAAATCTGGCAAGACTCTCTACGGCATCTCCAACGACTCTGAGGAGAAGAATATCTCGCAGATGGAAATACTCATCAACAAAATCGAAGCAGACGTCGAGGAGAAGTATATCCGGTACTGCGACATCATCAATCCCCTCCACTTCCTCGCAGTAGGGCTCGGACGCTCCGCCATGGTCGCTATGCGCCTCCGCATCCGGCTGCATAAGATCCGCAGTCAGACCGCCAACGATGCCGAAAGGAAGGAGGCGTTCCAGCTCTCGCAAAAGATCCTGGACACCGATACTGCAGCCCATGCACATTCTGGGCTGGCAAAGTTCAAGTGGCACACTGGTGCCTTCTTTGCGTGGGGCAGTTGGGACGCATTTATATACTTTCTCACATGTCTTTCAAAACCTGGACTGCTTACACAGTCCGAGCACGATGGCGCTTGGGCGAAGATGGAGCAGGTTTATCACAATCATGATGATTTGTTAAAGTCGGGCCAGGCACTTCACGTCGCGGCAGGTCGGCTTGCTGTCAAAGCGTGGGATGCTAGCCCTCCCAGTGACAGTGTGGGTGAGCCAGCATTCATCGCGACTCTGAGGGCAAGGAGGGAGGAAAGTTTGAGGAAGAGCAAGGCACGCGCTCCTGCGATGAATGTTGCAGATGCCCAGGGCAAGGTCAAGCAGCCAGGTGTGCCAACGGCCGATGCCTTTGGAGGCGTGCCAGCATTCCAGGAGGACACGTTCAGCCCGGATGATGTTAGTCTTGATACTTTAGACTGGATTTATTGGGACCAATTGATTCAGGACTATCAAGCCAATGGCGGTGGATGA
- a CDS encoding Target of rapamycin complex 2 subunit sin1 produces the protein MSLLMNEDFSIYQLRLGYLNQIHDGVGERLINLNPAVLNNPAFRTAGWTPDNAAIKRCYSPPIPTAGGPEISNDYFNRPRRPTGRPLDEDDGLDGTGGMVTGHGSEDTIGAAHLNERRRERRRRKEQIDDDDSSDLSDDSDDDESARGPAQSIKFSKMPVRHRDRAKSSPPTAVNTLKAGFAEGPDLTITSPSRPTQETYGRLRSGSGSQIEAVKQRARRDTATSSEMSSDNDNAPTTFKKKLPGRPGKGPSVLAIDDDIQEEEVDGEGAADYDDEDEDDLAVGEASDLSDDEFDGTADSPSMLGLPGASDGLSTSPLKAPPDMLPAISATSGSPKKQARDALPRLPQLPPGPRPVSMLPQPTSMISMMLKGAGGGVGDKPFQRFAELSGKDETSPLWVKIYAPFSNSSSRPLQVPIVRRTKDDRPVTVADLIGLSLWRYVEEDFKPELKHDEANINWWTLRIVDDEEIDDDFPALSRTRPLVDFTTNNNNPPRRARDKPWDEFGLVKATEEQFKENEELTPQIGVSGSMPPPPLPTPKLETSKVLMAPPPMQGTVSDAPPTPTFNPARNPITGPSFAPSAMRKDSSNLLDAPQRDQKQGAAKTGAPRTVNVTFTDPSTFATRNERYETTTDSYIAEIFEKACARLGLDKALFVFKIHGTQVVAPPDRTIEALNEKLHLDLVRRRFAGSGMAGGDGMFGLGLSGSPGSSSPNAPLDLTPAIATPTHTKKKGMKGFTLHPLAAQQKSDFKSTAASTLDLATGGFGGDGKRYNVIRKQPLSFAGTHPRTLIITPEYMTIMPAAPDSLAAPTGKVTNVPMTSVIGAKVSRKHPRMVRILVYKEKEQKRYDFEAINHREAEEIVGDVQKGMDAAAPMAMTGG, from the coding sequence ATGTCTCTCCTTATGAATGAGGACTTCTCGATCTACCAGCTGCGACTCGGCTACCTGAACCAAATCCACGACGGGGTGGGCGAGCGTCTTATCAACCTCAATCCTGCCGTCCTGAACAACCCGGCCTTCCGTACAGCAGGCTGGACGCCTGATAATGCGGCCATCAAACGATGCTACTCCCCTCCCATCCCGACCGCTGGCGGACCTGAGATCAGCAATGACTATTTCAACAGACCGCGGCGGCCGACTGGCCGACCACTTGACGAGGATGACGGCCTCGATGGCACTGGAGGCATGGTCACGGGTCACGGCAGTGAGGATACTATTGGTGCTGCACACCTGAACGAGCGCAGGCGTGAAAGACGTCGACGCAAAGAGCAGATTGATGACGATGATAGCTCAGACCTGAGCGATGACAGTGACGATGATGAATCGGCGAGAGGCCCGGCGCAGAGTATCAAATTTAGCAAAATGCCCGTTAGACACCGCGATCGTGCTAAGTCCTCTCCGCCTACAGCAGTCAATACTTTGAAGGCTGGTTTCGCAGAAGGTCCTGATCTTACGATCACCAGCCCATCTCGACCGACCCAGGAGACCTATGGTAGACTTCGAAGCGGTAGTGGGAGTCAGATAGAGGCGGTCAAACAGCGTGCCAGAAGAGACACAGCAACAAGTTCCGAGATGTCTAGCGACAACGACAATGCACCGACCACGTTCAAGAAGAAATTGCCCGGTCGACCCGGGAAAGGCCCGAGCGTACTGGCTATCGATGATGATATACAGGAAGAAGAAGTAGATGGTGAAGGCGCCGCTGACTACGATGACGAGGATGAGGATGATCTCGCAGTTGGGGAGGCCTCAGATCTGAGCGACGATGAGTTTGACGGCACGGCGGACTCTCCTTCTATGCTTGGTCTACCAGGCGCAAGTGATGGATTGTCGACATCACCACTGAAGGCTCCACCAGATATGTTACCAGCCATATCTGCCACGAGTGGCTCGCCGAAGAAACAGGCGCGCGATGCGCTTCCAAGGCTACCACAGCTGCCGCCCGGTCCAAGGCCTGTCAGCATGTTGCCACAACCAACGTCGATGATCAGTATGATGCTGAAAGGTGCAGGCGGCGGTGTCGGCGATAAGCCATTCCAGCGGTTTGCGGAGCTTTCAGGCAAAGACGAGACCAGTCCGCTCTGGGTCAAAATCTATGCTCCATTCTCAAACAGTTCTTCTCGGCCTTTGCAGGTACCGATCGTACGCAGGACCAAGGATGATCGTCCAGTCACTGTCGCGGATCTGATTGGGCTATCACTGTGGCGCTACGTTGAAGAGGACTTTAAGCCGGAGTTGAAGCATGATGAAGCTAACATCAACTGGTGGACTCTTCGGATAGTAGACGATGAGGAGATCGATGATGACTTTCCGGCACTGAGTCGCACCCGACCTCTTGTTGACTTCACCACAAACAACAACAATCCACCTCGGAGAGCTCGTGACAAGCCTTGGGACGAGTTTGGTCTTGTCAAGGCGACCGAAGAACAATTCAAGGAGAACGAGGAGCTCACTCCACAGATTGGAGTGTCTGGCAGCATGCCTCCTCCACCACTTCCAACGCCAAAGCTGGAGACATCGAAGGTGCTCATGGCACCTCCACCAATGCAGGGTACAGTTTCTGATGCGCCACCAACGCCGACCTTCAACCCTGCACGTAATCCCATCACAGGTCCTTCTTTTGCACCCAGTGCGATGCGGAAAGACTCATCGAATCTTCTCGATGCACCACAGCGTGATCAGAAGCAAGGAGCAGCCAAGACTGGAGCACCACGAACAGTCAATGTTACCTTTACCGACCCCTCCACTTTCGCGACACGCAATGAACGATATGAGACAACTACCGATAGTTACATTGCCGAAATCTTTGAAAAAGCATGTGCACGGCTTGGACTTGACAAAGCACTCTTCGTCTTCAAGATCCATGGCACTCAGGTAGTAGCGCCGCCTGATCGGACCATTGAAGCGCTCAACGAGAAACTTCATCTGGACCTCGTGCGGCGACGTTTCGCAGGATCTGGCATGGCTGGCGGCGACGGCATGTTTGGTCTTGGCCTCTCTGGCTCGCCAGGTAGTTCCTCGCCAAATGCTCCGCTTGATCTTACACCAGCGATTGCTACACCTACGCACACCAAGAAGAAAGGCATGAAGGGCTTCACGCTACATCCTCTTGCCGCACAACAGAAGTCAGACTTCAAATCAACCGCTGCATCGACCCTGGATCTCGCCACTGGGGGCTTCGGCGGCGATGGCAAGCGCTACAATGTGATCCGGAAACAACCACTAAGCTTTGCTGGAACTCATCCTCGAACGCTTATAATCACGCCAGAGTACATGACCATTATGCCTGCTGCTCCAGACAGTTTGGCTGCGCCTACCGGCAAGGTGACGAACGTGCCGATGACGAGTGTCATAGGAGCCAAGGTCAGTCGCAAACACCCACGAATGGTCAGAATCCTGGTCTACAAAGAGAAAGAGCAGAAGAGGTACGACTTCGAGGCTATCAATCACCGTGAGGCGGAGGAGATTGTTGGCGATGTACAGAAAGGAATGGATGCTGCGGCACCGATGGCCATGACCGGTGGCTAG